A single Anabas testudineus chromosome 10, fAnaTes1.2, whole genome shotgun sequence DNA region contains:
- the xpnpep2 gene encoding xaa-Pro aminopeptidase 2, which yields MPSYGWLLALSLAALTGNPPGAVANEQTERNCSLTPPYLPSTAVNTTLQLKELRALMSPLSISAYIIPDTDAHLSEYISPRDARLAFMTGFTGSAGTAVVTPTKAVLWTDSRYWVQAERQMDCNWDLKRDVSIMSVAEWLISEVPPGGEIGFDPFLFSLKTQEDYSVNLMSSNRSLKSMPANLVDQVWKERPSIPPGGLIRLPDRVIQRSWQMKVEQIRSQMTDSPYKPTALLLSALDETAWLFNMRGSDIPYNPFFYSYTLLTMNEIWLFVHMERITDELKVYLNTSCDGPLCVQLKSYDSVLDDLKMYVDQPGIKVWIGTEYTNYALYEIITPEDKLMTSSYSPVLTTKAVKDETEQQILRDAHVRDAVAVIQLLMWLEKVVPEGKETELTAAKYVDTCRSKQKDNRGPSFDTISASGPNAALAHYSPTAENNRKLTVDEMYLVDSGGQYLDGTTDITRTVHWGTPTPMQKEAFTRVLMGNIEISRTIFPSGTRGVNMEMLGRRALWEVGLNYGHGTGHGVGNYFGVHEWPVGFQSNNIPFREGMFTSIEPGYYKENDFGIRIEDVAVIVPVTTKYGHNYLTFDTVSLVPYDRKLIDTSLLSSEQLQWLNSYYETIRKLVGLELDQQELHEEKDWMLRNTEPFVAPGSSASVSSSSLTLILLTVTLHNII from the exons ATGCCTTCCTATGGCTGGCTGTTGGCTCTGTCGCTTGCAGCACTGACAG gaaacCCTCCTGGTGCTGTTGCAAACGAGCAAACTGAAAGGAACTGCTCTCTGACTCCACCT TATCTACCCAGCACAGCAGTAAATACCACTCTACAGCTGAAGGAGTTACGAGCGCTAATGTCTCCTCTGAGTATCTCTGCCTACATAATCCCTGACACTGATGCTCACCTG AGTGAGTATATCTCACCACGTGACGCCAGGCTGGCCTTCATGACTGGCTTTACAGGTTCCGCAG GCACTGCTGTAGTTACTCCAACCAAGGCCGTTCTGTGGACAGACAGCCGCTACTGGGTTCAAGCTGAAAGACAGATGGACTGCAACTGGGACCTGAAAAGAGATG TGTCCATCATGAGTGTGGCAGAATGGCTCATCTCTGAAGTCCCACCGGGCGGCGAGATTGGCTTTGATCCCTTTCTCTTCTCCCTCA AAACACAGGAGGACTACAGCGTCAATCTGATGTCAAGCAATCGCAGCCTCAAGTCCATGCCTGCTAACCTGGTCGACCAAGTGTGGAAGGAAAGGCCGTCCATCCCACCTGGAGGACTCATTCGCCTGCCAGACAGAGTCATAC aaagGTCCTGGCAGATGAAGGTGGAGCAGATACGGAGTCAGATGACGGACAGTCCCTACAAACCCACAGCTCTTCTGCTTTCAGCGCTGGATGAAACAGCTT ggcTGTTCAATATGCGCGGCAGCGACATCCCATACAATCCCTTCTTTTATTCCTACACACTGTTGACAATGAATGAGATCTG GCTTTTTGTTCACATGGAAAGAATTACAGACGAGCTGAAGGTGTACCTTAATACCTCCTGTGACGGACCCCTCTGTGTGCAGCTTAAAAGCTATGACTCTGTCCTGGATGATTTAAAGATGTATGTGGATCAGCCTGGTATTAAAGTTTGGATCGGCACAGAGTACACAAACTATGCACTTTATGAGATCATTACACCAGAG GACAAACTAATGACCAGCTCCTACTCTCCTGTGTTGACGACTAAAGCCGTGAAAGATGAGACTGAGCAGCAAATCCTGAGGGATGCTCAT GTGAGAGATGCGGTCGCAGTCATTCAGCTGCTGATGTGGCTGGAGAAGGTCGTTCCCGAGGGGAAGGAGACTGAGCTGACCGCTGCAAAATATGTTGATACATGTCGCAG CAAACAGAAGGACAACAGAGGCCCAAGCTTCGATACTATCTCTGCAAGTGGACCCAACGCTGCGCTCGCACATTATAG ccCAACggcagaaaacaacaggaagttgaCAGTTGATGAGATGTATCTGGTGGACTCTGGTGGCCAGTATCT AGACGGGACCACTGACATCACTCGCACAGTTCACTGGGGAACCCCAACGCCCATGCAAAAG GAGGCCTTTACTCGAGTGCTCATGGGAAACATTGAGATCTCTAGAACCATATTTCCATCAGGCACTAGAG GTGTGAACATGGAGATGCTGGGTCGACGAGCACTCTGGGAGGTGGGCCTGAACTACGGCCACGGCACAGGGCACGGTGTTGGAAACTACTTTGGAGTTCATGAGT ggCCTGTCGGCTTTCAGAGCAACAACATCCCGTTCAGAGAAGGCATGTTCACATCTATAG AACCTGGATATTATAAGGAGAATGACTTTGGGATTCGGATTGAAGACGTTGCTGTGATCGTACCTGTTACAACTAAG TATGGCCATAACTACCTgacctttgacactgtgtcacTGGTTCCATATGACAGGAAACTGATTGACACATCTCTCCTCAGCTCAGAACAG CTCCAGTGGTTGAATAGTTATTACGAGACAATCCGGAAGCTTGTGGGTCTTGAGCTGGACCAACAGGAGCTACATGAGGAGAAGGACTGGATGCTCAGGAACACTGAGCCGTTTGTGGCGCCTGGATCATCTGCCTCCGTTTCGTCCTCCTCGCTGACGCTCATCCTTCTGACGGTTACGCTCCACAACATCATTTGA
- the sash3 gene encoding SAM and SH3 domain-containing protein 3: MLRRRPSNASEKEKEQVQGQKKKLSLQRSSSFKDFMKHKPTSPVVSEKEFPLEEHVADSVTAEEAVKSGSKLGKKWRNVISRTMTRKTSKMVQKALAEEGGESGEELSPVSADWLPDLTAGQRTSVCSTGSEDTMPSPITRQLSGSSDRQSLDSGYCQRDSMRLEDNSYNGPFCGRALVHTDFTPSPYDVESLKLQKGDIIYIIEKPPVGTWTGKLNNKVGSFKFIYVNLLPEESPPTRRRRCNSKTNRAKSKPKTLEEVLDSIGLTELSSLLSMHGFQSLEDFAGLKESHLNELNITDPEQRSKILNATDLLRDSDEESESEEQEGQSGEDAKEPRDSGCFESSENLENGREEPKTEEELQFEVSEEKTNQPPDTEKQESEEGDEKQLETVQEQLQDLTVDGDC; this comes from the exons ATGTTGAGGCGAAGGCCTTCGAATGCCtcggagaaggagaaggagcaggTGCAGgggcagaagaagaag ctcaGCCTGCAGAGGTCGAGCAGCTTCAAAGATTTCATGAAGCACAAACCCACCTCTCCTGTCGTGTCAGAAAAGGAGTTCCCACTGGAGGAGCAT GTGGCAGACAGTGtaacagcagaggaagcagtGAAAAGTGGCAGCAAACTGGGCAAGAAGTGGCGCAACGTCATCTCCCGCACGATGACCCGTAAAACATCCAAGATGGTGCAGAAGGCTCTGGCTGAGGAAGGG GGAGAGAGTGGCGAGGAGCTGTCTCCTGTCTCCGCTGACTGGCTTCCAGATCTGACTGCAGGACAGAGGACGTCAGTGTGCTCCACAGGGTCAGAGGACACCATGCCCAGCCCCATTACCCGCCAGCTCTCAGGCA GCAGCGACAGACAGAGCTTGGACAGTGGTTACTGCCAGAGGGACAGCATGAGACTGGAGGACAACTCTTACAACGGGCCGTTCTGTGGCCGAGCTCTGGTCCACACTGACTTCACTCCGAGCCCATACGACGTGGAGTCACTGAAACTCCAA AAAGGAGACATCATCTACATTATTGAGAAGCCCCCTGTGGGGACATGGACAGGGAAGCTCAACAATAAAGTGGGCTCGTTTAAATTCATCTACGTCAACCTCCTGCCTGAGGAGAGTCCCCCAACACGGAGGAGACGCTGCAACAGCAAGACCAACCGAGCTAAATCCAAACCCAAAACCCTGGAGGAGGTTCTGGACAGCATCGGCCTGACG GAGCTCAGTTCTTTGCTGTCCATGCACGGTTTCCAGAGCCTGGAGGACTTCGCAGGACTGAAGGAGTCTCACCTAAACGAGCTGAACATCACTGATCCAGAGCAGCGCTCCAAGATCCTGAACGCCACCGACCTGCTCAGAGACT CTGATGAAGAGTCAGAGTCCGAAGAGCAGGAGGGCCAATCGGGGGAGGACGCCAAGGAGCCGAGGGATTCAGGCTGTTTCGAGAGCTCAGAGAACCTGGAAAACGGACGTGAAGAGCCGAAGACGGAGGAAGAACTCCAGTTTGAAGTATCAGAAGAGAAGACAAACCAACCACCAGACACGGAGAAGCAGGAGTCAGAAGAAGGAGACGAGAAGCAGCTGGAGACtgtgcaggagcagctgcaggatcTGACAGTGGACGGAGACTGTTGA